The following nucleotide sequence is from Clostridiales bacterium.
GCGTAATCAATATTTATTCTTGGCGTAACCGCTATTTGAAATTCGTCAATATCCTTATATTCGGTAATAGTAATGTTGTTATCAATAATCAAATTCGTCCCATTATCAGCTTTGGTTATCCCTAGCGCCTGACACACCTTGCCCGGTCCCGATGTCAGTGCAAACGGCTTTGTCTTAGTAA
It contains:
- a CDS encoding DNA-3-methyladenine glycosylase (responsible for recognizing base lesions in the genome and initiating base excision DNA repair) yields the protein TKTKPFALTSGPGKVCQALGITKADNGTNLIIDNNITITEYKDIDEFQIAVTPRINIDYAPEAAKYPWRFFIKNNPYVSKHKNNSRLF